One window of the Anopheles cruzii chromosome 2, idAnoCruzAS_RS32_06, whole genome shotgun sequence genome contains the following:
- the LOC128268354 gene encoding ubiquitin carboxyl-terminal hydrolase 5 — METLQKHLAQVKVPCASDNVYKEECVYSFDTPESATGLYVSLATFLGFGEEHASRYAQRSGNRVFLHLKRDKTELPDPASGTSGGSGAEGPEKKITRLAIGVEGGATVDNKKYEYKEHFKVVVFADDGSGAVRLEYPDPELPLLVQNAVDAIQRAEAASVKREREQLAGTWDGEIRQVSRHAADLLQLANGRKIPPTGWKCEKCDLTSNLWLNLTDGSIMCGRKFFDGSGGNDHAVNHYKETSYPLAVKLGTITADGKGDVYSYSEDDMVEDPHLVKHLAHWGINVGQLEKTEKSMIELELDLNQRIGEWGILCESASQLKPIAGPGYTGMKNLGNTCYLNSVMQVMYTIPDFVRRFVDGSGAIFDNAPADPANDFNVQMAKLGTGLCSGKYSVLSENSLDTVGDPTSGGIAPTMFKALIGQGHPDFSTKQQQDAQEFFLHLVSTLEKHSRHQANPADALKFCIEDRVECCSSGKVMYNRRDEWCLPLQIPLQKATNIEEVKRYEAEREAADKEGRRLDPDSLVRPKIPLAACLDTFAQPELVDQFYSSAINAKTTAKKTTKLASMPDYLMLHLKKFTLKEDWTSIKLDVAIDIPEVLDLETLRGTGKQPNEEELPDIVGRPPTPPPMDPEVMEQLLGMGFPQEACKRAIFFTKNTGVEPATQWMMEHIADADFAAPFVPPGTGGKTGAQPAVASFEPDPVGLEMLMGMGFTDRQASKALRETGNNTERAVDWIFSHTDELDTMAIDDATFDSVATAAAAGAASGSTAAQATVGTSKPPGPSYRDGTGKYKLVAFISHMGASAQVGHYVCHILKDGQWVIFNDNKVAISQNPPKELGYLYLYQRV, encoded by the exons ATGGAAACGCTCCAGAAGCATCTCGCCCAGGTGAAGGTACCCTGCGCCAGCGATAACGTCTACAAGGAGGAATGCGTCTACTCGTTCGACACACCAGAGTCGGCCACGGGGCTGTACGTGAGTTTGGCCACGTTTCTCGGTTTCGGCGAGGAGCACGCGTCCCGCTACGCCCAACGATCGGGCAACCGGGTGTTTCTGCACCTGAAGCGGGACAAAACTGAGCTCCCGGATCCGGCATcgggcacttccggtgggAGTGGGGCCGAGGGGCCCGAGAAGAAAATCACCCGACTAGCGATCGGGGTCGAGGGTGGTGCGACGGTCGATAACAAAAAGTACGAGTACAAGGAGCACTTCAAGGTGGTAGTGTTCGCGGACGAtggttccggtgccgtgcGCCTAGAGTACCCCGATCCGGAACTCCCGCTGCTGGTACAGAATGCGGTCGATGCGATACAGCGTGCCGAAGCGGCCTCGGTGAAGCGCGAACGGGAACAGCTCGCCGGTACGTGGGACGGCGAAATCCGTCAAGTGTCGCGCCACGCAGCCGATCTGCTACAGCTGGCCAACGGGCGGAAGATTCCACCGACCGGCTGGaagtgtgaaaagtgtgaTCTCACCAGCAACCTGTGGCTGAATCTGACCGACGGTTCGATCATGTGCGGCCGCAAGTTCTTTGACGGTTCGGGTGGCAACGATCACGCCGTCAACCACTACAAGGAAACGTCGTACCCGTTGGCGGTCAAACTGGGAACGATTACGGCCGACGGCAAGGGTGACGTTTACAGTTACAGCGAAGACGATATGGTAGAGGATCCGCACCTGGTCAAGCACCTCGCCCACTGGGGCATCAACGTGGGCCAGCTGGAGAAGACGGAGAAATCGATGAtcgagctggagctggatCTGAACCAACGTATCGGCGAGTGGGGCATTCTGTGCGAGAGCGCTAGCCAACTGAAACCGATCGCCGGTCCGGGTTACACGGGCATGAAGAACCTCGGCAACACCTGTTACCTCAACAGCGTCATGCAGGTGATGTACACGATCCCGGACTTTGTGCGACGCTTCGTGGACGGATCAGGCGCAATCTTCGACAATGCACCGGCCGACCCGGCGAATGATTTTAACGTGCAGAT GGCCAAGTTGGGTACGGGTTTGTGCAGTGGCAAGTACAGTGTGCTGTCGGAGAACAGCCTCGATACGGTCGGCGATCCGACGAGTGGTGGCATTGCTCCGACCATGTTTAAGGCGCTGATCGGTCAGGGCCATCCGGACTTTTCGaccaaacagcagcaggacgcgCAAGAGTTCTTCTTGCACCTGGTCAGCACCCTCGAGAAGCACAGCCGTCATCAGGCGAATCCGGCCGACGCGCTCAAGTTCTGCATCGAGGATCGTGTCGAGTGTTGCTCGAGCGGTAAAGTGATGTACAATCGGCGCGATGAGTGGTGCCTGCCGCTCCAGATTCCGCTGCAGAAGGCCACCAATATCGAGGAGGTGAAGCGATACGAGGCGGAGCGCGAAGCGGCCGACAAGGAGGGTCGCCGGCTCGATCCGGACAGCTTGGTGCGACCGAAGATTCCGCTGGCCGCTTGTCTCGACACGTTCGCGCAGCCCGAGTTGGTCGATCAGTTCTACAGCTCGGCGATCAACGCCAAAACGACCGCCAAAAAGACGACGAAACTCGCCTCGATGCCGGACTATTTGATGTTGCACCTGAAAAAGTTCACCCTCAAGGAGGACTGGACCTCGATCAAGCTGGACGTGGCGATCGACATCCCGGAGGTGCTGGATCTCGAAACACTGCGCGGAACGGGCAAGCAGCCGAACGAGGAGGAGCTGCCCGATATCGTGGGCCGTccgccaacgccaccaccgatggaTCCGGAGGTCATGGAGCAGCTGCTCGGTATGGGCTTCCCACAGGAAGCGTGCAAGCGGGCCATTTTCTTCACGAAAAACACCGGCGTCGAACCGGCCACCCAGTGGATGATGGAACACATTGCCGATGCCGACTTCGCTGCGCCGTTCGTGCCGCCGGGAACGGGCGGAAAGACGGGTGCACAACCTGCGGTGGCCTCGTTCGAGCCCGATCCGGTCGGACTGGAAATGTTGATGGGAATGGGCTTTACCGATCGGCAGGCAAGCAAAGCCCTGCGAGAAACTGGCAACAACACGGAACGGGCCGTCGATTGGATCTTTTCCCATACGGACGAGCTGGACACGATGGCTATCGATGATGCGACATTCGACAGTGTTGCtacggccgccgctgccggagcGGCTTCCGGTTCTACGGCGGCGCAAGCCACGGTTGGCACCAGCAAACCCCCGGGACCTTCATATCGCGATGGAACTGGCA AATACAAACTGGTGGCATTTATCTCACACATGGGAGCGTCGGCCCAGGTCGGACACTATGTCTGCCACATCTTGAAGGACGGCCAGTGGGTGATCTTCAACGACAACAAGGTAGCGATCTCGCAGAACCCCCCCAAAGAGCTCGGTTACCTGTACCTTTACCAGCGAGTTTAG
- the LOC128268356 gene encoding phosphoserine phosphatase, protein MNRALFGSLVAISATDSSTRGVSSRAGSGEPLEPILAGRNSLPPAPPIFKPIVPSKQNGTVLTHHSNGGTMTNDRPVELSKRTAEAREALKKAHIVCFDVDSTIITEEGIDELAQFCGKGSEVAALTREAMGGSMTFQEALKRRLDIIKPSQRQIREFLKMHPSTISSGVKELIEQLRQNNAIVFLVSGGFDCLIEPVADALQIPLCNLYANKLYFNYNGSYASFDATQVTSRSGGKGEAIKLIKGQVAGGMSAGADKIVAMIGDGMTDLEACPPGNFFIGYGGNAVREEVQKRATYYVTNFADLLW, encoded by the exons ATGAATCG TGCCCTGTTCGGAAGCTTGGTGGCCATCTCGGCCACGGACAGCAGCACCCGTGGTGTCAGCAGTCGCGCAGGATCCGGAGAACCGTTGGAGCCCATTCTCGCGGGCCGCAACAGTTTGCCTCCTGCGCCACCGATCTTCAAACCGATCGTTCCCTCGAAGCAGAACGGAACCGTACTGACCCACCACAGTAACGGAGGCACCATGACAAACGACCGCCCGGTCGAACTATCGAAACGCACAGCGGAAGCACGGGAGGCGCTTAAAAAGGCACACATTGTGTGTTTTGATGTCGACTCCACCATtatcaccgaggaaggcatCGACGAGCTGGCCCAGTTCTGTGGCAAGGGCAGCGAAGTGGCCGCGCT CACACGGGAAGCGATGGGCGGCAGCATGACGTTCCAGGAAGCGCTTAAACGCCGGCTAGACATTATCAAACCGTCACAGCGACAGATTCGCGAATTTCTTAAAATGCACCCCTCGACGATCTCGTCCGGTGTGAAGGAGCTGATCGAGCAGCTGCGGCAAAACAACGCGATCGTGTTCCTGGTTAGCGGAGGGTTCGATTGTTTGATCGAACCGGTGGCGGACGCGCTGCAGATACCGCTGTGCAATCTGTACGCCAACAAGCTGTACTTCAACTACAACGGAAGCTACGCTTCGTTCGATGCGACGCAGGTTACGTCGCGATCGGGTGGAAAGGGAGAAGCGATCAAACTGATCAAGGGTCAGGTGGCGGGCGGCATGAGTGCCGGGGCGGACAAGATCGTGGCGATGATCGGTGACGGGATGACGGATTTGGAAGCGTGTCCACCGGGAAACTTTTTCATCGGATACGGTGGCAATGCCGTGCGGGAGGAGGTTCAAAAGCGGGCCACCTACTACGTGACCAACTTTGCCGATCTCCTGTGGTGA
- the LOC128268355 gene encoding beclin 1-associated autophagy-related key regulator → MATNASSSTSDSGGAPGNFHISSFSHDEDDDVHGGGDDVPDDLLSASSFQIGGVSSSTLRCPLCSHARRQFHCKQCIRNGNFVHTINVASSAAHPQLQLSERFGEKQQRLRNLRTANATLEAKAMRKLAKHRAADQLRGDIKRCTDKANILRKTIEQKRRTIEELRLRERTVRETNRTLRIKLPKCNDKVQELSEFVMLKVEESEYRKRQLGTMQERLRLLRADHVQQLVRFIFPISQTIVSRSQSSTASSASDSSAAEGGQPGGANSRSTIHEISEASRTAYVRGQWVLQDSFGEVQHVIVAPSLPGTGNYSAYTEWATAGAVASSSSGSPGTRSNARTGCHNPAHTISAALTYTAQLVQLVAFVLDVRLPRRVAYADFCTTTLAEGPFRKKVARLNADIVALCYAQCCRLNDMHPTHTLENLLCLLSSPLLGHCGPTDRTSCLSDSMEQLLMQDIGEDSDSEDETINHQDWEAVPSNLSPVTADHPYQPLTVPLEQQQYRRPTYAGPHHHHQYHPPAPTSLVTSAFASVSSFWKGWTGK, encoded by the exons ATGGCAACGAATGCCAGCAGTTCGACGTCGGATTCGGGTGGCGCACCGGGAAACTTTCACATTTCCTCCTTCTCgcacgacgaggacgatgacgtgcacggcggcggcgacgacgtgCCGGACGATCTGCTCTCGGCTTCGAGCTTCCAGATCGGCggggtcagcagcagcaccctcCGCTGTCCGCTCTGTTCCCACGCGAGACGTCAGTTCCACTGCAAGCAGTGCATTCGGAACGGTAACTTTGTGCATACGATCAACGTCGCTTCGAGTGCGGCTCACCCGCAGCTCCAGCTTTCCGAGCGCTTCGGTGAGAAGCAGCAACGGTTGCGAAACCTGCGCACCGCGAACGCGACCCTCGAAGCGAAGGCAATGCGAAAGTTGGCCAAGCACCGGGCGGCCGACCAGCTGCGGGGTGACATCAAGCGGTGTACGGATAAGGCCAACATCCTGCGTAAAACTATCGAACAAAAGCGACGCACGATTGAGGAACTGCGGCTCCGAGAGCGGACAGTACGCGAGACCAACCGAACGCTGCGCATCAAGCTGCCCAAGTGCAACGACAAGGTGCAGGAGCTGAGCGAGTTCGTGATGCTGAAGGTGGAAGAAAGCGAATACCGGAAACGGCAGCTGGGGACGATGCAGGAGCGGCTGCGTTTGCTGCGGGCCGACCATGTCCAGCAGCTGGTGCGCTTCATCTTCCCGATATCGCAAACCATCGTTAGCCGCAGCCAGAGCAGTACGGCGAGCAGCGCGAGTGACAGTTCGGCCGCCGAGGGTGGCCAACCGGGTGGGGCCAACAGTCGCAGCACGATACACGAAATTTCCGAGGCTTCCCGCACGGCCTACGTACGGGGCCAGTGGGTGCTGCAGGACAGTTTCGGGGAGGTGCAACACGTCATCGTGGCCCCATCGCTTCCGGGGACCGGTAACTATTCGGCGTACACGGAATGGGCTACGGCTGGCGCTGTcgcttcatcatcatccggcagTCCGGGAACGCGTAGTAACGCCCGGACGGGGTGTCACAATCCGGCGCACACGATTTCGGCCGCCCTTACGTACACGGCGCAGCTGGTGCAGCTCGTTGCGTTCGTGCTGGACGTGCGGTTACCGCGCAGAGTCGCCTATGCCGACTTTTGCACCACAACCCTAGCGGAGGGACCGTTCCGGAAGAAAGTGGCACGCCTGAATGCGGACATTGTGGCCCTCTGTTATGCCCAGTGCTGCCGGCTGAACGATATGCATCCGACGCACACGCTCGAGAACTTGCTGTGCTTGCTGTCATCGCCCCTTCTGGGCCACTgtggaccgaccgatcggacgAGCTGTTTGAGTGATTCCATGGAACAGCTGCTAATGCAAGACATCGGCGAAGATTCCGATTCGGAAG ATGAAACAATCAACCACCAGGATTGGGAAGCGGTACCGAGCAACCTTTCGCCAGTGACTGCCGATCATCCGTACCAACCGTTGACGGTGCcactcgagcagcagcagtatcgtCGCCCCACGTACGCCGgtccccatcatcatcatcagtatCATCCGCCCGCCCCGACCAGCCTGGTGACGAGTGCCTTCGCTTCGGTCAGCTCGTTCTGGAAGGGATGGACGGGCAAATGA